The Geothrix oryzae DNA window CCCTGGGCCGATGCCATCACGGGGCTGGCGCTGGCCCTCCACCTCTTCATCCAAGGGCAGGGCCTCGCCAAGGGCACCGCCCTCCGGGCCGCCGCTTGCGGCGGTTGTGGAAGTGGCTGCGGCTGATGCGCGTCCTGGAGCTGTTCTCGGGTCTTGGAGGCTGGCGCTGCGCCCTCCGAGACCGGGGCACCGTGGCCGCCGCCTACGATGTGAGCGAGGCCGCCAACGCGACCTACGCCCTGAATCACGGCCACCGGCCCACGCCCCGGGAACTGGCCGCCGTGCCATGGCAGGAGCTGGCCGCCCATGGAGCCGACACCTGGCTCATGAGCCCGCCCTGCCAGCCCTTCTGCCGCATGGGGAACCACCAGGGCCTGGAGGACCGGCGCTCGCGGGCCTTCCTCCACCTGATGGACCTTTTCCGGGAAGCGCCGCCGGATCGCCTGGTCCTGGAGAATGTGGGCGGCTTTCTGGGCTCGGATGCCCATGCGCTGCTGTCGGAGCGGATCCGGGCCCACGGCATGCACCGGCTGGATCTCCAGGCCTGCCCCAGCCGCTTCGGACTGCCCAACCAGCGGCCCCGCGTCTTCATCGTGGCCTCGCGGAAACCCCTGGAACCCAAGCCGCTGCCGGACCTCGCCCCGCGTCCCCTGGCCGGCGTCCTGGATCCGGAGGAAGACGAGGGGCTGTACCTGGATCCTGGCATCCTCGCCCGCCACCGCCACGGCATGGACCTGGTGGAGCCCGGGGACCAGCGCAGCACCTGCTTCATCGGCGGCTACGGTCGGCGTTTCGTGGGCAGCGGCTCCTTCCTGAAGACCGCGCGCGGCATCCGCCGGTTCTCGCCCTCCGAAACCGCGCGGTTGCTCGGGCTGCCCGAGGGGTTCCGCTTTCCCGAAGCCGTGTCCCTGGAGGTCCGCTACCGGTTGCTGGGGAACGGCCTGTCCATTCCCGTCGCGGCCTGGGCCCTGGATCATCTGTAGAATCACGCCATGAGACTCCTGCTGTCCGCCTTCGCCCCCGAACTGGGCTCCCTCGCCGGGGATCCGCCCGCGGGCTGGGAAACGGCCACCGTGGGCGTGGGCGCCGTGACCGCGGCGGCCGCCACGGCCCGGCTGCTGGCGGAGCGAAACCCCGAGGCCGTGCTCTTCCTGGGCACCTGTGGGCGCTACGATGGCCGCCTGGGCCTGTTTGAGGGGCTGTGGGCCTCCCAGGCCATCGCAACCTCGGTGGAGGAACTGCGCGGGGGGGCCTACCGTCCCGGGATCGAGCGGGTCCGCTGGGATGCCACCCTGAAGGGGCCGCTGCCACCCTATGGGGTGGCCGTGCCACCCGCCATCACCAGGACCTTGGAAGGCGCGGCCCTGCTCGCTTCCGTGGCCCCGGTGGAGCATCTGGAACTCACCGGCGTCTTCGCGGCCTGCCATGCGGCGGGCGTGCCCTGCGCCGGGGCGCTGGTGGTGGTGAACGATGTGGGGCCGGAGGCGCAGGCCCAGTGGACGGCCAACCACGCCGAGGGCAGCCGGCGGCTGGTGGACCGCCTCAGGGCGTCGGGCTTTTTCGCAGGGGCGTGAAGGCCGTCGCGCCTTCACCGGTATCGATGCGCCAACCTCCGTCCTGGGCGGAGATGCGGACGCCCTGGGAGGAGCCCGTGATCCAGGGGATCAGCCCCTCGCGGCGGAAGGTGGCCAGCGTCTCCGGATGCGGATGTTCGAAGCGGTTGTGGAAGCCGGCGGGGATGAGGGCCACCTCGGGCTTCAGGGCCGCGACCCAGGCGGGATCGGAGGCGTTGCGGCTGCCGTGGTGTCCGGCCTTCAACAGGCGATGGGGGGAGGGGCCGGGATCGCCCAGATCCAGGAGGTCCCGCTCCTGGATGGCCAGGGCATCGCCCATGAGCCAGAGTTCCCGGTCCCGCCAGGTGACCCGCAACACCACCGACTCCATGTTGGCGTCCGGCAGGGCGAAGGCCGAGGAAGGCCAGCGGACGCTGAAGGCCGCTTCACCTCGGGTCCACGCATCACCCCGGAGGAGACCCCCGGGGTCGGCGCCCGCGGGCGGGCGGAAGGGGAGCCAGGGATCCTCCTCCTCCGCCGTGACCGGTACTGAAGTAGCGGCCAGGGGCCAGAGCCGGGACAGGGTGGCCCAGCCGCCGGCGTGATCCCCGTGGGCGTGGGTGAGCACCAGGTGGACGGGTTCGCGCACGCCGCGCCGGCTCAGGACGCGGGCGAGACGGCGGCCGCTCCAGGGACCCGGGCCCGTGTCGATCAGCGTGGCCCCTCCTCCGGGCACCCGCAACAGCAGGGCATCCCCCTGGCCGATGTCCACGGATTCCAGGGACAGGGTGGCCGGCGCCCGGCCCGTGCCGTGGAAGCCGAGCAGGCCCAGCGACAGGACCACGAGCCCCACGGTCAGGGCCCGGGTGTGCCTCAGGGTTCCCTGCCGGTGGGCGAGGATGAGCCAGCCCAGCGTGAGCAGGAGCCAGGGCCAGAGGATCCCCGTGGCCAGCGGCGCGATGCCCGTGAGGGCCGGCACCAGCCGATCGCCCATCCAGGTCAGCAGGGTGGCGGCGCCCTGGGTGACCCCCGGGATGGGCACCAGGATCAGGGCCAGACAGACGGGCGTCAGGAAGGCCACCAGGGGCAGCACCAGCAGGTTGGCGAGGATGCCCCACCAGGGCGCGCCCCCATGGAGCAGCGCCAGCAGGGGCAGGGTGGAGAGCCAGGGCGCGGCCAGCCGTCCGAAGGGCAGGGCGAGGCGGCCCAGCAACGGCGAGACCAGGCCCGCCAGGGGCTCGGCCCCCCAGAGCAGGCCCAGCAGGGCCCACCAGGCCAGCAGGAAGCCCGGTTCTGCGCCGGCCGCGGGATGCCCCAGCAGCCAGAGTCCCAGGGCCAGGTGCAGCCCGGCCGCCGGCGGCAGCTTCCAGCCGCTGCTGCGCCCGAGGGCCCAGGCGATGCCCATGAAGAGGCCGCGCCACACCGGCGCGGAAAAGCCCACCAGGGCCGAGTACAGCAGCCCGGCCGCGATGGAGCCGGTGGCCGCGCCGCGCAGGCGCAGTCGCCGCCACAGAGCCTCCAGGACCGCCATCACCAGGGTCACCTGGAGGCCCGACACCACCAGGATGTGGAGGGTGCCGCTCTCGGCGAACACGCTGAAGTGGGCCTCGTCCACCGGGGGGATGCCCAGGGCGAGCGCGCCCCAGAGGTCCCTGGCGGTGGGCCCCAGGGGCAGGGCCTCGAAGCGCCGCCGGGCCAGGGTCTGAAGGCGCAGCAGAAGGGAGGGCGCGGGTGGACCCGTCGCCTCCATCAATTGGGCCGAAGTCAGGTGGATGCGCCGGGGCGCTTCGTCACTGCGGGCCCGCCAGAGGGGGCGTTCTGCCAGGAAGACCGGCGCGGGCTGGACAGGGCGAAGCTCGGCGCGCAGGCGCACCGGCGTGCCGGGAGCGGGCGGAGGGAGCTCACCCTCGGCGGGCACCGTGAGGGGCAGGGCGAGGCCGCGAAGGACTTCCGGCGCGGACAGCTCGAGCTGGGTGCGCAGCCGTTCGCCCTGCAGGGTCCAGGGAGCCGCGATGCGGCCTTCCACGGCCAGGAAACCCGAGGGCAGGGCCGCCTCCCAACGGGCCTTGCGGGCCAGCCCCAGGAAGGTGAATCCCGCCAGGCCGAGGGCGAGGGGCACCACGATCCAGCGGCGCCCCCGGAGCAGGGGCAGTGTGAGGCTCCAGGCCAGGGCGCCGAGGACGACCCAGCGGCCGGCGAGCTGACCGTTCCAGCGCTCGGGTGCCAGCCACGGCACGGTGCAGGCGGCCGCCAGGGCCCAGGCCAGGGGCCAGAGCGAAGCCCCGGACAGGCGCTGCCACAGGCTGGATCTGGAAAGCATGGGGTGAAGTCTATCCAGACTGTCCAAACCTTGACAGGGGGTTCCGGCATGGGGAACCATGCAGGTATGAATCCAGCCCGGGCTCTGCTGGTGGACGACGATCCCACCATCCTCGAGGTGGTGGGCACCCTGTTATCCCGCCATGGGCACGAGGTGGTGGGTACCGGCTCGGGGCTGCGGGGCGCCCAGTGCCTGCGGCGCGAGCACTTCGACCTGGCCGTGGTGGACCTCATGCTGCCGGATCTGAACGGCCTGGAACTGGCCCGTCAGGCCGTGGCCAACCCCGACACGGTGGTGGTGGTGCTGTCCGGTTCGACTTCCGTCGAGACGGCCCTCCAGGCCATGCGGATGGGCATCTACGACTATGTGCCCAAGCCCTTCCGGGCTGAGGAACTGGAGCACACGCTCCTGCGGGCCATCGAGAAGTCGCAGCTGAACCAGGAGAACAAGCGGCTCCGCGAGCAGATCCAGCACAAGGAGCCCGGCCCCCAGATGGTGGGTCGGTCCGAGGCGTGGCAGCACCTCCAGACCCTGCTCCGCCGGCTGGCGCCGTCACCCTCCACGGTGCTCATCACCGGGCCTTCGGGGACGGGCAAGGAACTGGCGGCCCGCGCCATCCACCAGTGGAGCCCCCGGGCCCAGGGCCCCTTCGTGGCCATCCACTGCGGGGCCATTCCGGAGACGCTGCTGGAGGACGAACTCTTCGGCCATGTGCGCGGGGCCTACACGGACGCGCGCACCGACCGCCCGGGGCGTTTCCAGCAGGCGGAGGGCGGCACCCTCTTTCTGGACGAGATCGGCACCATGCCCCTCAGCCTGCAGGTGAAACTGCTGCGGGTGATCCAGGAGCGGGAGTTCACGCCGCTGGGCTCGGCGCGCACCGTGAAGGCGGACTTCCGCCTGCTGGCGGCCACCAACGAGGACCTGAGCGCCCTGGTGGTGGAGAAGCGGTTCCGCGAGGACCTCTTCTACCGTCTGAATGTGATCCCCGTGCAGCTGCGGCCGCTGCGGGAGCACCGGGACGACATTCCGGTGCTCGTGGCCCACTTCATCCGCAAGTTCGCCCGTGAGCTGGGTCTGCCGCTGAAGCAGGTCGAGCCCGCTGCCCTGCAGGCCCTGGAAGCCTACGGCTGGCCGGGCAATGTGCGCGAGCTGGAGAATGCCGTGGAGCGGGCCATGGCGCTGGGCTCCGATCCCGAGCGGATGCTGCTCCAGGATCTTCCCGCGGCCATCGCCGGCATCCTGCCGACGGCGGCCTACCCGCGCCTGCCGCAGCACCAGGGGCTCGGCCGGTTCCTGGAGGATCTGGAGCGCCACTTGATCCTCGAGGCCCTCCAGGCCACCGGCTGGAACAAGAGCGAATCCGCCCGCCGGCTCGGCATGCGCCGCACCACCCTGCTGCACCGCCTGAAGGCCCTGGGCATTCCGTTGAACCCCATGGATGAAGCGGAATCGGCCCTGGCCCAGGAGTCCCACGATGCGTGATCCGAGAGGCGCGGCACTGTTGCTGCTGCTGTTGGCCTGCGGGCCGCTGAGGGCCTGGTCCCCGAGGGTCCACGAGGCCCAGACGGCCAAGGCGATCCGGCTGCTGCCCAAACGCATGGCCACGCTGCTGCGGGCCCACCCGCAGGCCCTGCTGGAGGGGGCGCGGGGGGTCGCCAACGACCAGCCGCCCACGGTGGAAGAGGTGGAGGCCCAGTTCCGCACGATCCTCCGTCTCAGCGAGGAGCGCCGCCGCCCCGAGGACATCGTCCGCGACCTGGGCGTCCTGGCCCACCTGGTCCAGCTGCTGACGGATCCTTCGGCCAGCGAGGGCATGAGCCCCCTGCGGGAGAGCTTCGAAGCGTACGCCGACGAACACATGGCGCACCTGCTGGTGACCCAGGAGCCCTACTGGGCGGTGGCCGGCGGCCTGGATCCCGTCCCCGCCCTCCGGCGCTTTCTGGCCACCAAGCAGGAGCGGAATCGGCGCCTCCGGGAGCATTTCGACGAAAATGCCGGTCGCCGCATCGGCCCCTGGGACGACCTGTCCCTCCCCTTCGCCCAGATGCAGCTGGCTTTTTCCAATGGCGTCCACGCCACGGCCAACCTTTGGATCCTGGCCTGGCGGGCAGCCGGGGACCAGTGGGAGATTCCGCCCGCGCCCTGATCCCGCGAGCCTGAAAGAACCCTCGATTCGCTAGGCGAATCACGACTTTCAAGCTATCTTTCCAAGCATTCCCTCTGGAGAAAGTCATGGGCACCTATACGCGCCTCGGGTCCTATCTGCTGGCCTCAGACCTGGCTAGCGATCCTTTCGGCGCGATCCATCGGGCCGTCGTCATCACCGGCAGCAACTTCGACCGCCACGCCCTGGTGCGGACCTTTTCGGAGGAGATGTTCCAGGCGGGCATGAACACCCGCCTGTCCGAAGCTGGTCGCGTGGTGCCCCTGCTGGGCGGCGCGCGCATCTACGGGTTAGGCTACCGGGTGGAGAGCGGCAAGGCGCCGCATGTGGCTTGGGACTATGTGCCCGGCCGAAGCCTCGCGCAGCTCATCGAGAAGGCCCGGCAGGAGCAGATCCCCTTCGGCGTCGATCACGCCCTCACGGTGATCCAGGGCGTGGCCCAGGGCATCGTGCAGATGCAGGCCAAGGGCGCCAGCCACGGCGTGCTGAGCCCGCACAGCGTGTGGGTGAGCTTCGAAGGCGCCACCCAGATCGTGGATGCCCCCTATGCCGCTCTGGCCAAGAGCATGCTGGCCAAGGCCCCCACGGCGAAGCGCAAGCTCGCGCCCTACCTCCAGGGCCCCGAGAACGACGCCCTCCAGCAGGATCTGTTCGCGCTGGGTGCCGTGCTCTACGAGCTGCTCACCTTCGAGCAGCTGCCCCTCGGCGGCGACTTCCAGACCCTCCTGGACAAGGCCACGCTCAAGGCCGCGCAGGAGGAGGCCCCCCTGCCCGCGGAGATCCGCGCCTTCCTCGGCCGCCTGCTGCTGGGCCGCCAGCCCTTCGCCACGGTGGAGGCCTTCAACGCCGAGCTGGAGCGGGTGCTCTACGACGGCGAGTACAGCCCCACCACCTTCAACATGGCTTTCTTCATGCACACGCTGTTCCGGGAGGAGAACGACCGGGACGCGCTGGCCATGAAGGCGGAACAGGGGGACAACTACCTGGCCTACACCGCCGCCGGCGAAACCCTGCGCAGCGGCGCCACCCGCGTGGAGCACATCGACGGCCACGCGGCGGAGGAAGCCAACCAGAAGAACAAGACGCTCCTCATCGGCGGCGGCCTGGCCGCGGTGGTGATCCTGGGCCTGGGCTACATCCTCTTCGGCCGCCCCAAGGTCGATCCGGCCATGCAGAAGCAGCTGGCGGAGCTCCAGCTCCTGAAGGTGCAGATCGAACAGCAGAAATCCGACCTCGATGCCAAGGCCAAGGCCGAGACCGAGAAGACCGCCCAGCTCCAGAAGCAGCTGAGCGAGACCAAGTCCGTGGAAGAGAAGGCCCGGATCCAAAAGCAGCTGGACGAGGCCCAGGCCCGCAAGCTCGAAGTGGAGCGGCAGCAGAGGCTGGCCGAGCAGAAGCTGGCCGAGCAGAAGGCGGCCGAGCAGAAGCTGGCCGAGCAGAAGAAGGCCGCCGAGACCAAGGTGGCCGCCGCCCCGCCCGCGCCGGAGCCGCCCAAGCCCCAGCCCATGCAGGAGGCCCAGCGGCCCGCCGCCGTGCCCACCCAGGTCCCCACGCCCCAGACCGCCGCGCCCCAGACCATGGCCCCGGCCGTCAACAACGACCAGCCAGCCCGCGTGACCAGCCAGATCGCGCCGGCCTTCCCCCTCCGGGCCGTTCAGATGCGCTGGGAGACCAACCTCGACCACTTCGTGCGGCTGAAGGTGTTCGTGAG harbors:
- a CDS encoding ComEC/Rec2 family competence protein; protein product: MLSRSSLWQRLSGASLWPLAWALAAACTVPWLAPERWNGQLAGRWVVLGALAWSLTLPLLRGRRWIVVPLALGLAGFTFLGLARKARWEAALPSGFLAVEGRIAAPWTLQGERLRTQLELSAPEVLRGLALPLTVPAEGELPPPAPGTPVRLRAELRPVQPAPVFLAERPLWRARSDEAPRRIHLTSAQLMEATGPPAPSLLLRLQTLARRRFEALPLGPTARDLWGALALGIPPVDEAHFSVFAESGTLHILVVSGLQVTLVMAVLEALWRRLRLRGAATGSIAAGLLYSALVGFSAPVWRGLFMGIAWALGRSSGWKLPPAAGLHLALGLWLLGHPAAGAEPGFLLAWWALLGLLWGAEPLAGLVSPLLGRLALPFGRLAAPWLSTLPLLALLHGGAPWWGILANLLVLPLVAFLTPVCLALILVPIPGVTQGAATLLTWMGDRLVPALTGIAPLATGILWPWLLLTLGWLILAHRQGTLRHTRALTVGLVVLSLGLLGFHGTGRAPATLSLESVDIGQGDALLLRVPGGGATLIDTGPGPWSGRRLARVLSRRGVREPVHLVLTHAHGDHAGGWATLSRLWPLAATSVPVTAEEEDPWLPFRPPAGADPGGLLRGDAWTRGEAAFSVRWPSSAFALPDANMESVVLRVTWRDRELWLMGDALAIQERDLLDLGDPGPSPHRLLKAGHHGSRNASDPAWVAALKPEVALIPAGFHNRFEHPHPETLATFRREGLIPWITGSSQGVRISAQDGGWRIDTGEGATAFTPLRKSPTP
- a CDS encoding DNA cytosine methyltransferase yields the protein MRVLELFSGLGGWRCALRDRGTVAAAYDVSEAANATYALNHGHRPTPRELAAVPWQELAAHGADTWLMSPPCQPFCRMGNHQGLEDRRSRAFLHLMDLFREAPPDRLVLENVGGFLGSDAHALLSERIRAHGMHRLDLQACPSRFGLPNQRPRVFIVASRKPLEPKPLPDLAPRPLAGVLDPEEDEGLYLDPGILARHRHGMDLVEPGDQRSTCFIGGYGRRFVGSGSFLKTARGIRRFSPSETARLLGLPEGFRFPEAVSLEVRYRLLGNGLSIPVAAWALDHL
- a CDS encoding phosphorylase family protein, whose translation is MRLLLSAFAPELGSLAGDPPAGWETATVGVGAVTAAAATARLLAERNPEAVLFLGTCGRYDGRLGLFEGLWASQAIATSVEELRGGAYRPGIERVRWDATLKGPLPPYGVAVPPAITRTLEGAALLASVAPVEHLELTGVFAACHAAGVPCAGALVVVNDVGPEAQAQWTANHAEGSRRLVDRLRASGFFAGA
- a CDS encoding sigma-54-dependent transcriptional regulator, translated to MNPARALLVDDDPTILEVVGTLLSRHGHEVVGTGSGLRGAQCLRREHFDLAVVDLMLPDLNGLELARQAVANPDTVVVVLSGSTSVETALQAMRMGIYDYVPKPFRAEELEHTLLRAIEKSQLNQENKRLREQIQHKEPGPQMVGRSEAWQHLQTLLRRLAPSPSTVLITGPSGTGKELAARAIHQWSPRAQGPFVAIHCGAIPETLLEDELFGHVRGAYTDARTDRPGRFQQAEGGTLFLDEIGTMPLSLQVKLLRVIQEREFTPLGSARTVKADFRLLAATNEDLSALVVEKRFREDLFYRLNVIPVQLRPLREHRDDIPVLVAHFIRKFARELGLPLKQVEPAALQALEAYGWPGNVRELENAVERAMALGSDPERMLLQDLPAAIAGILPTAAYPRLPQHQGLGRFLEDLERHLILEALQATGWNKSESARRLGMRRTTLLHRLKALGIPLNPMDEAESALAQESHDA
- a CDS encoding TonB family protein, whose amino-acid sequence is MGTYTRLGSYLLASDLASDPFGAIHRAVVITGSNFDRHALVRTFSEEMFQAGMNTRLSEAGRVVPLLGGARIYGLGYRVESGKAPHVAWDYVPGRSLAQLIEKARQEQIPFGVDHALTVIQGVAQGIVQMQAKGASHGVLSPHSVWVSFEGATQIVDAPYAALAKSMLAKAPTAKRKLAPYLQGPENDALQQDLFALGAVLYELLTFEQLPLGGDFQTLLDKATLKAAQEEAPLPAEIRAFLGRLLLGRQPFATVEAFNAELERVLYDGEYSPTTFNMAFFMHTLFREENDRDALAMKAEQGDNYLAYTAAGETLRSGATRVEHIDGHAAEEANQKNKTLLIGGGLAAVVILGLGYILFGRPKVDPAMQKQLAELQLLKVQIEQQKSDLDAKAKAETEKTAQLQKQLSETKSVEEKARIQKQLDEAQARKLEVERQQRLAEQKLAEQKAAEQKLAEQKKAAETKVAAAPPAPEPPKPQPMQEAQRPAAVPTQVPTPQTAAPQTMAPAVNNDQPARVTSQIAPAFPLRAVQMRWETNLDHFVRLKVFVSEQGHPLKVSVIEGVSGSYGFDEAAIEAANKSSFSPAVRDGKPVRGWTPEIVYKFPKRR